aaacaaATTTACATGTACTTAAAATGTGAGAACTCTACATCGTTAATAGTTTAGAAaataaacatatatattttaataaattattggtagttgcaaattttttttgtcttgtttatgtcaatcaaataaaaatttaattttgatgtcttattagtataaaataattttacagtCAACgccatcaaaattaaactcattaaATAATCAGGATTATATGCAAAAGCAAATAATACTGTAAAAtacaaaattactaaaattttttgttgtataatttatttaatttaatttaaaaataaatatttatgtactcaaattttaattacaatactttacataattaataatttaaaaaatttaaaaaataatacctTTAGATACAAAgcaatttataaaaaatgagatttaactaaaagataaatattGATGTACtcacatttaaaaaaatattctacataattactaatttaaaaaataattttacctTGTACAAAACcgtttaaaaaataagaatgaaTTAACAAAATAATCTATAAAAATTGTTTGGTAAGTAAAATATAATCACAATAttaaaggaagaagaatgataacaatagtaaaaatatagaaagatgTGAGAGGAGAGacactaaaaattaaataataagatcaAACTATTTGGTATAAAATACTCAAATGAAGAATATACCCAAAACATAACAATAAAATTCATAAGAACTTATTTATTAtccataattattttttttcctttcttcatACATTGGtgtcaaaaataatatttggcatagttattatctaatttaaaaaattacaaaaactcattcaaataattattaaatatagaCAAGCATATTTAGAATTGGAAAGAggagtaaaaaaaataaaaataaataaaattaattaaaaggataaattaataaaatacagAATAAAAATGAGATAGAGAATGACATTATATATTGTCATAGATGAGTTGCTAACGGCAAAATATCATTGTTGATTTTCTTCCAAACATGGGAAAGGAATGATAAATCCAAATATAATTGACAGACCAACAGCCCATGTTGGAAGACGTAGCAGAAGACATATTTACACCTGCAAACTATTCTATTGCACGTGAAAGGATCCTTCTCAACGTAGAACCTACACTTTGGGCACCTCTTCCACCCGTTCCTCTCCGCAAACTTCATCATCACTCTATCTTCATCCATGCACGTGAGGCACATCTGCCTATGAATCCAAGAAAACAGGAATCTCTTGCAGGAATACAGGAATCTCTTGCTCTCGCTCTCAAGAACAGCAGCTTCATGCAATGACTTCTCCCACCGATGCAATACCGACTTTGGCAGAATCTCGCGGCAACCATTGGTTTCCAATAGACCACAGCATCGGGGCACCGGACACCGGATATTGATCACGTTGTCGTCAAGCTTAGAACAAACGTACTTCACCACGCAATCCGTACAATACGAGTGGGTGCAACCGCTTATGGTGAAAGATTCCGCTTCGGTTTTAGTCTCAGTGCAGATTTGGCACTCGAACGAGGAAATCAAGGAGGACTCGCCTTTCTCCTCTCTGTTGATCTTCTTCGTTGGTTTTGTGGCGACGCCGGCGCTGTTTCTGCGATTCTCTACCTCGTTAGAATTCGTCATTCTAAGCTGGCTCCTCTTGCTTGATCCCGATTCAGTTTCAGTTTCAGGTGGTGATCGTGATGGTGACACCAACGAGAGTGGTTACTGCCTCATGAAAAGCTCTTCGCTCGTCCTCATGTTTTCCAGAAATTTCAAGGCTTTCAAGATGAGGGAGTGCTTGATCTTGTGGGTTATTTATTTAGGATGAATTAAGaattaaaccctaaaccctaatacTTAGCAACTAccaataaatttaaatttttttaaaaaatgta
This sequence is a window from Arachis stenosperma cultivar V10309 chromosome 10, arast.V10309.gnm1.PFL2, whole genome shotgun sequence. Protein-coding genes within it:
- the LOC130956601 gene encoding E3 ubiquitin-protein ligase RSL1-like, with the translated sequence MTNSNEVENRRNSAGVATKPTKKINREEKGESSLISSFECQICTETKTEAESFTISGCTHSYCTDCVVKYVCSKLDDNVINIRCPVPRCCGLLETNGCREILPKSVLHRWEKSLHEAAVLESESKRFLYSCKRFLFSWIHRQMCLTCMDEDRVMMKFAERNGWKRCPKCRFYVEKDPFTCNRIVCRCKYVFCYVFQHGLLLDDNVINIRCPVPRCCGLLETNGCREILPKSVLHRWEKSLREAAVLENESKRFLYSRPRQMCVTCTDEDRVMMKLAERNGWKRCPKCRFYIEKKTFTCNRILCRCGHVFCYGCGGSTCVCGRLPTWAVGLLILFGFIILFLYLDEIHENHVHR